In one Photobacterium swingsii genomic region, the following are encoded:
- a CDS encoding TolC family protein — MHKRVFAGVISISLLQAIAFPAMASSDLSHWITWAVEHDVAKQQIQSQADAMTDAGVASSQWMDPKLKLGVGGLPIDSFALDKDPMTNLSVGLMQQFGRGDTLTLKQQQTREQADSIRKKLGVRALDVRFAMTNLWIEAVYQRNARQLLQQNKALFKELEQYLSMNYGVGVNQAQDVIQAQLQIARVDDKLDANAQVQQRIKAQLSEWLGEQAQSVVPKHYPKWSALQAYLDTQTSSPNYYSALAQHPSVAVVDALIKSNETSIDIANEAYQPQFGVEVMYGNRQATGMNGQPASDLLSVYLTMDIPLFTENRQDKQVSSAQHQLGATKAQRDLLLQQMNAQVEAVRHDRMNLQQRLDRYQNGLLRYAKEKTQAIERGYQNNTSQLDEYIRAASDALSVELEQARLQADLALANAKLSYLLNKF, encoded by the coding sequence ATGCACAAACGTGTATTTGCAGGTGTTATTAGCATCTCGTTATTACAGGCAATTGCATTTCCAGCCATGGCCAGTAGCGATTTATCGCATTGGATAACATGGGCCGTAGAACATGATGTCGCAAAACAACAAATTCAATCGCAAGCCGATGCGATGACAGACGCTGGTGTGGCTAGCAGTCAGTGGATGGATCCAAAATTAAAACTCGGTGTGGGTGGATTACCTATCGATTCGTTTGCCTTGGATAAAGATCCCATGACTAATCTCTCGGTTGGTCTGATGCAGCAATTTGGGCGAGGTGACACGCTAACGTTAAAGCAACAACAAACCCGTGAACAAGCTGATAGTATTCGAAAGAAATTGGGTGTACGCGCATTAGATGTGCGCTTTGCTATGACCAACTTATGGATTGAAGCTGTATATCAACGCAATGCTCGTCAACTGTTACAGCAAAATAAGGCGCTGTTTAAAGAGCTAGAGCAATACCTGAGTATGAATTACGGTGTTGGCGTTAACCAAGCGCAAGATGTGATTCAAGCTCAACTTCAAATTGCGCGAGTCGATGACAAACTCGATGCCAACGCGCAAGTTCAGCAACGCATAAAAGCACAGTTGAGTGAGTGGTTAGGTGAGCAGGCACAGTCAGTAGTTCCCAAACACTATCCGAAATGGTCGGCACTTCAGGCCTACCTTGATACACAAACTTCATCGCCTAATTATTACTCGGCATTAGCACAGCATCCTTCGGTGGCTGTGGTCGATGCGCTGATTAAGAGCAATGAAACCAGTATTGATATTGCGAATGAAGCTTACCAACCTCAGTTTGGTGTCGAGGTGATGTACGGTAATCGACAAGCCACAGGTATGAATGGCCAACCCGCTTCAGATTTACTGAGTGTGTATTTGACCATGGATATTCCGTTGTTTACTGAAAACCGCCAAGACAAACAGGTTTCTTCTGCTCAGCACCAACTTGGTGCTACTAAGGCACAGCGTGACTTACTTCTCCAGCAAATGAATGCGCAAGTGGAGGCTGTACGTCATGACCGCATGAATCTTCAACAGCGCTTAGATCGCTATCAAAATGGCTTGCTGCGCTATGCCAAAGAGAAAACTCAAGCCATAGAACGAGGCTATCAAAACAATACCAGTCAGTTGGATGAGTACATTCGAGCAGCAAGTGATGCCTTGAGTGTGGAATTGGAACAAGCTCGATTACAGGCTGATCTTGCGCTAGCGAACGCCAAGCTTTCTTACTTATTAAATAAATTCTGA
- a CDS encoding efflux RND transporter periplasmic adaptor subunit: MKKTLTVAVLSLAVGSAVGYYASHHGVFGAGAQESQGHNAMATGLSANEPLYWVAPMDPKYKRDKPGKSPMGMDLIPVYADESKTEKVAGTVEISPAIENNLGVKTAQVEQQKLVPRIDTVGYVAFDESQMWQINSRVSGWVQTLNVAAIGDKVVKGQVLFELYSPELVKAQEELLNAKRLGRAALVQGAKERLLVLGVDSEQIQRVLQRGKAMQQIEVKAPADGVVASLNIRQGAYLSPQQTVISGGDLTSIWVDAEVFERQAHWIKSGAQAEMSVDALPSQNWQGMVDYIYPVLDEKTRTVKVRLKFPNPNGELKPNMFANITLKPQSEGSVLTVPDNAIIRTGNMARVVLALGEGQYRSTRVEIGRQAGGVTEVLQGLNASDRVVTSAQFLLDSESSQSADLSRISTMKATKVATKASTTSAWTQPAIAAHGVIKSMMRDHKMLTVDHAPIAQWDWPAMVMNFTVKDNSDLSVLANGDAIEFLIEKNAQGQYVLSDIKKADTTQSEVDHTLMNHSTMDHKNMDHSAMDHSKMDHSAMGHGDMVQGGEQ; this comes from the coding sequence ATGAAAAAAACATTAACAGTTGCAGTGTTGTCACTGGCAGTAGGAAGTGCAGTCGGTTATTACGCGAGTCACCATGGTGTCTTTGGTGCGGGGGCGCAGGAGAGTCAAGGTCATAATGCGATGGCAACGGGTTTGAGTGCAAATGAGCCTTTGTATTGGGTTGCGCCCATGGATCCGAAATACAAGCGCGATAAACCGGGTAAATCACCAATGGGCATGGACTTGATCCCCGTTTATGCGGATGAAAGCAAAACAGAAAAAGTGGCTGGTACAGTCGAAATATCACCCGCTATTGAAAATAATTTAGGGGTAAAAACCGCACAAGTCGAACAGCAAAAGTTAGTCCCACGTATTGATACTGTGGGGTATGTTGCTTTTGACGAAAGCCAAATGTGGCAGATCAATAGCCGCGTGAGTGGCTGGGTTCAAACTTTAAACGTCGCAGCAATTGGCGATAAGGTTGTAAAAGGACAAGTCTTGTTTGAGCTCTATTCACCTGAGTTAGTGAAAGCACAAGAAGAGCTGTTAAATGCCAAAAGATTAGGGCGAGCAGCTTTAGTGCAAGGGGCGAAAGAGCGTTTGTTGGTATTAGGGGTGGATAGCGAGCAAATTCAGCGAGTATTGCAACGTGGTAAAGCCATGCAGCAGATAGAGGTCAAAGCCCCTGCAGATGGCGTTGTTGCGAGCTTGAACATTCGTCAAGGGGCGTATCTTTCTCCGCAACAAACTGTGATCAGCGGTGGTGATTTAACCAGTATTTGGGTTGATGCAGAAGTGTTCGAGCGTCAAGCACACTGGATCAAATCTGGTGCGCAAGCCGAGATGAGTGTGGATGCACTGCCGAGCCAAAACTGGCAAGGCATGGTTGATTATATTTATCCAGTGCTGGACGAAAAAACACGAACAGTGAAAGTACGACTAAAATTCCCCAACCCTAATGGTGAGTTAAAGCCGAACATGTTTGCCAATATTACGCTTAAGCCACAAAGTGAAGGTTCAGTGTTGACGGTGCCAGATAATGCCATTATTCGTACAGGTAACATGGCGCGGGTGGTATTAGCGTTAGGCGAGGGACAATACCGTTCGACGCGAGTTGAGATCGGGCGTCAGGCTGGTGGTGTGACAGAAGTCTTACAGGGGCTGAATGCGAGCGATAGAGTGGTGACATCGGCGCAATTTTTATTGGATTCAGAGTCGAGTCAGTCTGCTGATCTATCTCGGATTTCCACAATGAAAGCCACAAAAGTGGCAACCAAAGCATCAACAACATCGGCGTGGACACAGCCTGCTATTGCGGCTCATGGGGTTATCAAATCCATGATGCGTGATCATAAAATGTTGACGGTTGATCATGCGCCAATTGCGCAGTGGGATTGGCCAGCCATGGTCATGAATTTCACGGTAAAAGATAACAGTGATCTTTCCGTACTGGCAAACGGTGATGCGATTGAATTTTTGATCGAGAAAAATGCGCAGGGTCAGTATGTATTAAGCGATATCAAAAAAGCGGATACGACCCAGTCTGAGGTTGACCACACATTGATGAACCATTCGACAATGGATCATAAGAATATGGATCACTCGGCGATGGACCACTCGAAGATGGATCATTCAGCAATGGGTCATGGTGATATGGTACAAGGGGGTGAGCAATGA
- a CDS encoding efflux RND transporter permease subunit: MIPSIIRWSIANRFLVLVATVFLVVAGIFSVKQTPIDAIPDLSDVQVIIKTSYPGQAPQVVEDQVTYPLTTAMLAVPGAETVRGYSFFGDSYVYIIFNDDTDMYWARSRVLEYLSQVAPKLPANAKPTLGPDATGVGWVFSYVLTDKSGQHDLSELRSLQDWFLKYELQTVDGVSEIATVGGMVKQYQVQIDPAKLRAYDLTLQQVNKAIQAGNQEAGASVVEVAEAEHMVRATGYISDVDDLKNIPLKVTERGTPLLLGEVADIQVGPQMRRGISELNGEGEAVGGIIVMRFGENAREVIANVKAKLAELQRSLPDGVEIVPTYDRSELIESAVDNLYEKLLEEFIVVALVCALFLFHIRSSLVVAISLPIGILSAFIIMHWQGINANIMSLGGIAIAIGAMVDGAIVMIENVHKHIERTPLTDKNRWQVIGKAAEEVGTPLFFSLIIITLSFVPVFALEGQEGKMFAPLAFTKTFAMAASAGLAITLVPVLMGYFIRGKVLPEHKNPVNRAVVALYRPLLNLGLRFPKTVIVVAFALMVSAYYPVSKMGSEFIPPLDEGDLMYMPTTYPGISIGKARELLQQTDRLIKTVPEVKTVWGKIGRAETATDPAPLTMIETIIQFKPRSEWRDGVTPESLRRELDSLIQYPGVTNAWVMPIKTRIDMLATGIKTPIGVKIAGPDLKTIEQIGTQLENALRDLEGTASVYAERVAGGRYITMDIKRRAAARYGLSIQDIQQVISTAVGGMNVGETIEGLERYPINVRYPQHYRDSLVKLQNLPLVTASGARIALADVADIRFEDGPPMIKTENARPNGWVFIDIEGRDLGSYVEAAQQKVAESVVLPAGYSLTWSGQYEYMERAKARLSVVVPATIAIIMLLLYLSFRRVGEVLIIMATLPLAMVGGVWLMDVLGYNFSIAVGVGFIALAGVAVEIGVIMLVYLNQAWQAKQEAVRGSQSTLTQADLVMAIQQGAGLRVRPVMMTVATVIIGLIPIMYGDGTGSSVMQRIAAPMIGGMASALILTLVVLPAAFKLWKIHSHKLS, encoded by the coding sequence ATGATCCCCTCTATTATTCGTTGGTCGATTGCGAATCGATTTTTGGTCTTGGTTGCAACCGTCTTTCTGGTTGTTGCGGGTATCTTTAGTGTAAAACAAACCCCCATTGATGCTATTCCTGATTTATCTGATGTTCAGGTGATCATCAAAACCAGCTATCCCGGTCAGGCGCCTCAGGTGGTTGAAGATCAGGTGACCTACCCGTTAACCACAGCTATGCTCGCGGTGCCAGGCGCCGAGACGGTGCGTGGCTATTCTTTCTTTGGCGACTCTTATGTGTATATCATTTTTAATGATGATACTGACATGTATTGGGCGCGTTCGCGTGTTTTAGAGTATTTAAGTCAAGTTGCTCCTAAACTGCCCGCTAACGCTAAACCAACCTTAGGCCCAGATGCGACGGGGGTGGGCTGGGTCTTTAGCTATGTGTTAACCGATAAATCGGGTCAGCATGATTTAAGTGAGTTGCGTAGCTTGCAAGATTGGTTCTTGAAATACGAGTTACAGACAGTCGATGGCGTATCTGAAATCGCGACAGTTGGCGGCATGGTGAAACAGTACCAAGTACAGATCGACCCTGCAAAATTACGTGCTTATGATTTGACTTTGCAACAGGTGAATAAAGCGATTCAAGCGGGCAACCAAGAAGCGGGCGCCTCGGTGGTTGAAGTTGCAGAAGCTGAGCACATGGTGCGCGCCACTGGTTATATTTCAGATGTTGATGACTTGAAAAATATTCCGTTGAAGGTAACTGAGCGTGGTACGCCGCTGTTGCTGGGTGAGGTTGCTGATATTCAAGTTGGTCCTCAGATGCGCCGTGGTATTTCAGAACTCAACGGTGAGGGGGAAGCCGTTGGTGGCATCATCGTGATGCGCTTTGGTGAAAATGCCCGTGAAGTGATCGCAAATGTGAAAGCGAAGTTGGCAGAATTACAGCGCAGCCTTCCTGATGGGGTCGAGATAGTACCGACTTATGATCGCTCAGAGCTGATCGAAAGTGCTGTTGATAACCTCTATGAAAAATTGCTGGAAGAATTCATTGTTGTTGCCTTGGTGTGCGCGTTGTTTTTGTTCCATATACGCTCGTCTTTGGTGGTTGCGATCAGCTTACCTATCGGCATCCTCAGTGCGTTTATTATCATGCATTGGCAGGGAATTAATGCCAACATCATGTCGCTAGGGGGCATCGCAATTGCTATTGGCGCCATGGTGGATGGTGCCATTGTGATGATTGAGAATGTTCATAAGCATATCGAGCGCACACCATTAACTGATAAGAACCGTTGGCAAGTGATTGGAAAAGCGGCTGAAGAAGTGGGTACACCGTTATTTTTCTCCTTGATTATCATAACGCTAAGTTTTGTACCTGTTTTTGCTTTAGAAGGGCAAGAAGGCAAAATGTTTGCGCCGTTGGCCTTCACAAAAACATTTGCGATGGCGGCATCGGCGGGGCTCGCGATCACGTTAGTGCCTGTCTTAATGGGCTATTTTATTCGAGGAAAGGTGCTGCCAGAGCATAAGAACCCCGTTAACCGTGCGGTAGTTGCTTTGTATCGTCCGCTCTTGAACCTGGGGTTACGGTTTCCTAAAACCGTGATTGTGGTGGCTTTTGCCCTAATGGTGTCAGCGTATTACCCCGTCAGCAAAATGGGGAGTGAGTTTATTCCACCACTGGATGAAGGCGATCTCATGTACATGCCAACCACGTATCCGGGGATATCTATTGGTAAAGCGCGAGAACTACTGCAACAAACTGATCGACTGATCAAAACCGTGCCTGAGGTTAAAACGGTATGGGGAAAAATCGGACGGGCTGAAACCGCGACCGATCCCGCGCCTTTAACCATGATCGAAACGATCATTCAGTTTAAGCCGCGCAGCGAGTGGCGTGACGGTGTAACTCCAGAAAGCCTGCGTCGTGAGTTAGATAGTTTGATTCAGTATCCCGGTGTCACCAATGCTTGGGTAATGCCGATCAAAACGCGAATTGATATGTTAGCGACGGGGATCAAGACACCGATAGGCGTTAAAATTGCGGGGCCTGATCTCAAAACGATCGAGCAAATAGGAACGCAGTTAGAAAATGCCTTGCGCGATCTTGAAGGTACGGCTTCTGTTTATGCTGAGCGTGTCGCTGGTGGGCGTTATATCACGATGGATATTAAACGCCGAGCTGCTGCACGGTATGGATTGAGTATTCAAGATATCCAGCAAGTGATAAGCACTGCCGTGGGGGGAATGAATGTGGGCGAGACCATTGAAGGGTTAGAGCGTTATCCCATCAATGTGCGTTACCCACAGCATTACCGTGATTCATTAGTGAAGCTACAAAACCTGCCACTAGTGACTGCGAGTGGTGCGCGTATTGCCTTAGCTGATGTCGCGGATATTCGGTTTGAAGATGGCCCACCGATGATCAAAACAGAAAATGCGCGTCCTAACGGCTGGGTCTTTATTGATATAGAAGGGCGCGATTTAGGTTCGTATGTGGAAGCGGCACAACAGAAAGTCGCTGAAAGTGTCGTACTACCAGCAGGCTACTCGTTAACTTGGTCTGGGCAGTACGAGTATATGGAACGAGCGAAAGCACGTTTGAGCGTGGTGGTGCCTGCGACGATTGCTATCATCATGCTGTTACTTTACTTGAGCTTCCGTCGTGTTGGTGAAGTATTGATCATTATGGCGACCTTGCCTTTGGCTATGGTCGGCGGTGTATGGTTAATGGATGTGTTGGGGTATAACTTCTCAATAGCGGTAGGCGTTGGCTTTATCGCGCTTGCAGGGGTGGCGGTTGAAATCGGCGTGATTATGTTGGTTTACCTTAATCAAGCATGGCAAGCTAAGCAAGAAGCGGTTCGCGGCAGTCAGTCTACACTCACTCAAGCTGACTTAGTTATGGCGATCCAGCAAGGTGCTGGGCTTAGGGTTCGGCCTGTTATGATGACGGTGGCCACTGTGATTATTGGTTTGATCCCAATTATGTACGGTGACGGAACGGGGTCGAGTGTCATGCAGCGTATTGCTGCGCCAATGATAGGTGGCATGGCATCGGCGCTGATATTAACCTTGGTTGTTCTACCTGCCGCGTTTAAGCTGTGGAAAATACATAGCCACAAACTCTCGTAG
- a CDS encoding serine hydrolase domain-containing protein, whose product MHLQYLPIIAFVTYPFIFSNIALAASQEHSQTIVSHARQKAPDTATVADAWALDKNALSQYLVHQNNHGQFSGNLLIAKDNKIIFEQSLGLADVQSKRPINPDNLFKVGSLTKQLTAAAILRLSEQKKLNLNDSVEHYFPKLALSNKVTINDLLDHTAGINRDVSWRDSPQSCDSQSLIKQIIKDSRQYPPALQYNFSHAHYLLLGGIVEQVSGVDYNSYIDQEFLRPLGMKDSSMKLTLSFQLAKSYEISGLINAHITPTDCAWSAGGLITTVHDLYLWNQALHNGSVVSDASLQKMYDEQIGMVKSLHNNQTYYSQQGNIDGFKTVMIYQPDTQAIMVALSNYQNTNLTLLTADLLQISQGKSALHLVSAPKNQAVNWQSNRDIVGNYQDHLGVPLQIVYEEGALTAKVNQANIPLVVKNSNSLYAAGIDNKIRVNRNTNNASQEIVFFSRDGRYLSRFIRVK is encoded by the coding sequence ATGCACTTACAGTATCTGCCTATCATCGCCTTTGTCACCTATCCATTCATTTTTTCAAACATAGCGCTTGCAGCCTCCCAAGAACATTCGCAAACCATCGTATCCCATGCGAGACAAAAAGCGCCTGACACAGCAACGGTAGCTGATGCATGGGCTTTAGATAAAAACGCACTCAGCCAGTATTTAGTGCATCAAAATAATCATGGGCAATTCAGTGGTAATCTTCTTATCGCAAAAGATAACAAGATTATTTTTGAGCAATCACTAGGGCTTGCAGATGTACAGAGTAAGCGTCCTATCAATCCTGATAACCTGTTTAAAGTGGGTTCATTAACCAAGCAATTAACTGCCGCTGCGATTCTTCGACTATCTGAACAGAAGAAGCTAAACCTTAACGATTCTGTCGAGCACTACTTTCCAAAACTGGCATTGAGTAACAAAGTCACGATTAACGATTTACTTGATCACACCGCAGGTATAAACCGCGATGTATCTTGGCGTGATAGCCCTCAATCTTGCGATAGCCAGAGCCTAATCAAGCAGATAATTAAAGACAGCCGCCAGTACCCACCCGCACTCCAATACAATTTCAGTCATGCACACTATCTCTTACTCGGCGGTATTGTCGAACAGGTCTCTGGCGTCGATTACAACAGCTATATCGACCAAGAGTTCTTACGACCGTTAGGAATGAAAGACAGTAGTATGAAGCTAACGCTTTCTTTTCAACTGGCTAAATCTTATGAAATATCCGGTCTAATTAATGCCCATATCACCCCGACAGATTGCGCATGGTCTGCTGGCGGGCTGATCACCACAGTGCATGATTTGTACCTTTGGAATCAGGCTTTACATAATGGCAGTGTGGTATCTGACGCATCGTTACAAAAGATGTATGACGAACAAATTGGTATGGTCAAAAGCCTGCATAACAATCAAACCTATTACAGCCAGCAAGGTAATATTGATGGCTTTAAAACTGTCATGATCTACCAACCTGATACCCAGGCCATCATGGTAGCACTGAGTAACTACCAAAATACCAATCTCACCCTATTAACCGCCGATCTATTGCAGATCAGTCAAGGAAAATCGGCTTTGCATTTGGTCAGCGCCCCGAAAAATCAAGCGGTAAATTGGCAGAGTAACCGCGACATTGTGGGTAATTACCAAGATCATTTAGGGGTGCCGTTGCAGATCGTTTATGAAGAAGGGGCACTCACCGCCAAGGTCAATCAGGCGAATATTCCCTTGGTTGTAAAAAACAGCAACAGCCTATATGCCGCAGGGATCGACAATAAGATACGTGTAAATCGAAATACTAATAACGCCAGCCAAGAGATTGTATTTTTCTCACGCGATGGCCGTTACCTTTCTCGCTTTATTCGCGTCAAATAA
- a CDS encoding precorrin-2 dehydrogenase/sirohydrochlorin ferrochelatase family protein — protein sequence MQYFPIFVDLVNKPVLVIGGGEVASRKVAMLCEAQADVLVVSPTLSDELAVKLASGEIRYQQAEYQASDILGMWQVWATTNNSELNQRIHQDATAANVLCNVVDSPEHCDFITPSIIDRGLLQVAISSGGAAPVLVRFLRELLETQLAANLPLIAQFSQQSRPYIKQCFDTVDERRYFWERFFRHPLVVNAQSLVQLQTVFEELLNTDHNPIVPPVVVFYPQDPELLTLKALRLMQQAERVIATKHCPKVISDLCRRDANRSPIENTDEWLAVIEQHPTDRIVILATNDEPCNLSVLPANTQILRCNGESFTL from the coding sequence ATGCAGTATTTCCCTATTTTTGTCGATTTGGTTAATAAGCCTGTATTAGTCATTGGTGGCGGTGAAGTTGCCAGCCGTAAAGTTGCAATGTTATGTGAAGCGCAAGCAGATGTACTGGTTGTATCACCGACCTTAAGTGATGAGCTTGCGGTGAAATTAGCGTCGGGTGAGATTCGGTATCAGCAAGCGGAATATCAGGCGTCAGATATCCTTGGTATGTGGCAGGTTTGGGCTACAACGAATAATAGTGAGCTCAACCAGCGTATTCATCAAGATGCTACGGCAGCAAACGTATTGTGTAATGTGGTTGATAGCCCTGAGCATTGCGATTTCATTACGCCCTCTATTATCGACCGTGGCTTGTTACAAGTCGCTATTTCGAGTGGAGGAGCAGCACCTGTTTTGGTACGTTTTTTACGTGAACTATTGGAAACTCAACTTGCTGCCAATCTTCCGCTCATTGCTCAATTTTCTCAGCAATCTCGACCGTATATAAAGCAATGCTTTGATACGGTCGATGAACGCCGCTATTTTTGGGAACGATTTTTCCGTCACCCACTAGTGGTGAATGCACAATCATTAGTTCAATTACAGACTGTTTTTGAAGAACTACTGAATACTGACCATAATCCTATTGTGCCACCTGTGGTGGTGTTTTATCCGCAAGACCCTGAGCTACTTACGTTAAAAGCACTAAGATTAATGCAGCAAGCTGAACGTGTGATTGCAACCAAGCATTGCCCTAAAGTCATTAGTGATTTATGCCGTCGTGATGCGAATCGTTCACCGATAGAAAATACAGATGAGTGGCTAGCTGTTATTGAGCAACACCCAACAGACCGCATTGTGATTTTGGCAACCAATGACGAACCATGTAATCTTTCTGTATTGCCTGCGAACACGCAGATTTTGCGTTGTAATGGCGAATCTTTTACTTTGTAA
- the ylqF gene encoding ribosome biogenesis GTPase YlqF, with amino-acid sequence MSNTIQWFPGHMHKARKEIEEAIPKVDVIIEVLDARIPFSSENPLISSFRGEKPVVKVLNKRDLADPEMTELWIAHLEKEQGVKAIAITTENISEVQKITDLCRKLAPNREEMGKNIRTMIMGIPNVGKSTIINTLAGRAVAVTGNQPAVTRQQQRINLQNGIILSDTPGILWPKVENPHSGFRLAATGAVKDTAMDYMDVAFFTVEYLKEAYADRLIARYDLDEEMPETDIELMEAIGRKRGCLRSGGRIDLHKASEILINELRNGTLGQITMERPEMITEELVNVAIEAELKKEQQIKKKEERRKRYLRNKR; translated from the coding sequence ATGTCTAACACAATCCAATGGTTTCCGGGTCACATGCACAAGGCTCGCAAAGAAATTGAAGAAGCGATCCCTAAAGTTGATGTGATTATTGAAGTGCTTGATGCACGTATTCCTTTCAGTAGTGAAAACCCGCTCATCTCTTCTTTTCGTGGTGAAAAGCCCGTTGTTAAGGTGCTTAACAAACGCGACTTAGCCGATCCTGAAATGACGGAACTTTGGATTGCTCACCTAGAAAAAGAGCAAGGCGTGAAAGCGATTGCCATTACGACTGAAAACATCTCTGAAGTACAAAAAATCACAGATCTTTGTCGCAAGCTTGCGCCTAACCGTGAAGAGATGGGTAAAAACATTCGCACCATGATCATGGGCATCCCGAATGTCGGCAAATCCACCATCATCAACACACTCGCTGGCCGTGCTGTTGCTGTGACAGGCAACCAACCTGCTGTTACCCGCCAACAACAACGTATCAACCTACAAAATGGCATCATCCTTTCTGATACCCCTGGAATTTTGTGGCCAAAAGTAGAAAACCCACACAGTGGTTTCCGCTTAGCAGCAACCGGCGCCGTCAAAGATACGGCAATGGATTATATGGATGTGGCTTTCTTTACTGTTGAATACCTAAAAGAAGCCTATGCCGATCGCTTAATCGCACGCTACGATCTTGATGAAGAAATGCCAGAAACAGACATCGAGCTAATGGAAGCGATTGGTCGTAAGCGCGGTTGTTTACGTTCGGGTGGCCGTATTGATCTTCACAAAGCATCAGAGATCCTAATCAATGAGCTACGTAACGGAACCCTAGGCCAGATCACGATGGAGCGTCCAGAGATGATCACCGAAGAGTTAGTAAACGTTGCTATTGAAGCGGAACTAAAGAAAGAACAACAAATTAAGAAGAAAGAAGAGCGACGTAAACGTTACTTACGTAACAAGCGCTAG
- a CDS encoding helix-turn-helix transcriptional regulator, protein MTKWPIRWDLLFRYRMIEVIALWEGRLTTNHLIKSFGIGRQQASKDINTYLTDIAPGNLVYDKQLKGYKPSDSFSPQVTKGHADEYLHILSRSEDMTITFKELDMGFESVSMIRPITRNISPQVLRPLVQAIREKKRVDISYTSLKDGVEVERIISPHTLVCTPLRWHVRAYCEHARGYRDFVLSRIRGIPCLEAKNVMGKSNDDRWNTPLAIELMPDPRLTEAQAAVVAHDYGMESNILHIDTNAALVRYVMDAYNIDINVLDSNPKGQQIIVGNFEELKPYLIF, encoded by the coding sequence ATGACTAAATGGCCAATTCGCTGGGATCTACTGTTCCGCTACAGAATGATAGAAGTCATCGCACTGTGGGAAGGACGGTTAACAACCAATCACTTGATCAAAAGCTTTGGCATTGGCAGGCAGCAAGCTTCGAAAGACATCAACACCTATCTAACCGATATCGCGCCAGGAAACCTTGTTTATGATAAACAGTTGAAAGGCTACAAGCCCAGTGATAGCTTTAGCCCACAAGTAACAAAGGGTCATGCTGATGAATATTTACACATTCTTTCGAGAAGTGAAGATATGACCATCACATTTAAAGAACTCGATATGGGGTTTGAGAGTGTCTCGATGATTCGCCCTATTACTCGTAATATATCACCACAAGTCTTGCGTCCTTTAGTTCAAGCTATCAGAGAAAAGAAACGTGTCGACATAAGCTACACATCACTAAAAGACGGCGTTGAAGTTGAGCGAATTATCTCTCCTCATACCCTCGTTTGCACACCTCTACGTTGGCACGTCCGAGCCTATTGCGAGCATGCCAGAGGATATCGTGATTTTGTGCTCAGCCGCATAAGAGGCATTCCATGCCTTGAGGCTAAAAATGTAATGGGGAAGTCCAACGATGACCGTTGGAATACTCCCCTCGCTATTGAGTTGATGCCGGACCCGAGACTGACAGAAGCTCAGGCAGCTGTCGTTGCCCATGACTACGGTATGGAAAGTAACATTCTACACATAGATACCAACGCAGCTTTAGTCCGATATGTTATGGACGCGTACAATATCGATATCAATGTATTGGATTCAAATCCGAAGGGGCAGCAAATTATTGTAGGGAATTTTGAGGAACTGAAGCCATATCTAATATTTTAG